GGACGAACTGACCCGTCGCCTCGGACTCACCAGAGTGTGACGCGGCCAACCCCGGTACTGGTAGCCGAGGCGACGGGACACCGTTGAACCGATCGCGTGCATGAACGTCCGATCCCCTGCGGATACGCAAGCGAGCCCGGACCAACTGGTCCGGGCTCGTAGGCTGTTCCGGCAACGGCCTCTAAAGATCGAATTCCAAGTGCTCGATGTCCGTGAGGCGCACCTCTTCCAACTGGCCGGCGCGGCGGCCGTTGTCCTGGAAGTACACCTCCTTGAGCGCTTCGGCGGCGATCTCCTTGAGCCGCTGGTCGCTCTCGCCGGCCTCCTGGGCTTCGAAGAGTCGGGCGGCGTAGACGAGGTGGAAGGCGCCGCTGCGGTGGCGCAGGGCGTGGGCGGTGTAGTGGACCACCTCCGCCGGCGTGAGGACCTTCAGATCGCCGAAGACGTAGTACAGCGGAGTCGGGGCGTGGGCCGCGGTGAAGAAGAGACCGGCGGTCACGGTGTCCCTGCTGACGGCGTAGCGGTCGGAGTCGGTGCTGGACATACGGTCCTTGGCGTCGATGGTGATCAGGTCGGCGCCGCGGGCGGCGATCAGGTCGGGCCCTGCACGGAGAGCGAAACACCAGGCAGGGCCGGGTGTATCCGATCTTCAAATGCCCTTGATGAGGATGCGCCCCGTCTCGTCGGTCCATGCCTGCAGGCGCAGCGTGCGGTCGTGGGCAGAGGCGCCGCTGATTCCGACCGCCATGCCGGCAGCGCCAGCCGCGCCTCCAGCGGTGGCGGCAACGGTGCCGCCGGTGAAGACGGCCGCCCCAGCGGCGATCATGGGGATGCCCACGATGGCACCGATGATCGTGAGAGTCAGAAGCACACCGAAGACGATCATGCCGATGCCCACCAGAGTTCCGACCAGACCTGCCCCGCCCACCGCTGCACCGGCGGCGACACCGGTCACGCCCACGCTGATGGCTGCTCCACCGTCGGCGGGCTGAACCCGGGCCAGCAGCACGGCCCCGGGCCTGCGGTGGGCCTCGGTCCATCCCCGTGCCGCCATGTAGCCGACGAACCGCGTCAGTTCGGCTTGCCTCTGTTCGCGATTGATCGGTCTGCCATATCCGGGGAACACCACCCGGGCCGGGACCTGCTCGCCCCACTGGGCCGTCTTCCACAGCGCGGTGCTCTCTGCCCCCTGCGTCCGGGGGTTCTGCGTGCGGTCACTCATGGCTCTGCCTCTGCCCGGACCACCCTTCAGCCCCCAGTACACAC
The DNA window shown above is from Streptomyces sp. NBC_01451 and carries:
- a CDS encoding DUF5362 family protein — encoded protein: MSDRTQNPRTQGAESTALWKTAQWGEQVPARVVFPGYGRPINREQRQAELTRFVGYMAARGWTEAHRRPGAVLLARVQPADGGAAISVGVTGVAAGAAVGGAGLVGTLVGIGMIVFGVLLTLTIIGAIVGIPMIAAGAAVFTGGTVAATAGGAAGAAGMAVGISGASAHDRTLRLQAWTDETGRILIKGI